One region of Armigeres subalbatus isolate Guangzhou_Male chromosome 3, GZ_Asu_2, whole genome shotgun sequence genomic DNA includes:
- the LOC134222780 gene encoding uncharacterized protein LOC134222780, with amino-acid sequence MAPPAGASASKAPSMRALTARLKAAQLSFNDIQRFTEAFSDANTVTEVEIRIAKLDELWESYSATMVEIFAHEEYNEEKTSLEKERAEFSDRYYEIKSFLTDKIKSFQKPQVLEQPNRGGDGASAIVDHVRLPQIQLQTFNGDIDEWLSFRDLFTSLIHWKVDLPEVEKLHYLKGCLQGEPKALIDPLPITKANYQVAWDLLLRRYNNSKQLRKRQVQALFKLPTLSKESGADLHTLVEGFERIVHTLDQVVQPNEYKDLLFVNILTARLDPVTRRGWEEVSSAKQQDTLEDLFEFLRRRIQVLDSLPAKSTDTRCRSNTAVLEGEAINGEDQL; translated from the coding sequence ATGGCACCACCCGCTGGAGCATCAGCTTCCAAGGCGCCGTCAATGAGGGCATTGACAGCGCGACTGAAGGCAGCTCAACTGTCCTTCAACGACATTCAGCGGTTCACTGAGGCATTTTCTGATGCCAATACTGTTACAGAGGTGGAAATACGTATTGCAAAACTGGATGAGCTGTGGGAGAGCTACAGTGCTACCATGGTGGAGATCTTCGCTCACGAAGAATACAACGAGGAAAAGACGTCGCTTGAGAAGGAACGTGCGGAATTCAGCGATCGATATTATGAGATCAAGTCCTTCCTAACGGACAAGATCAAATCGTTCCAGAAACCCCAGGTTCTAGAACAGCCGAACCGAGGTGGAGATGGGGCTTCAGCAATTGTCGATCACGTACGTTTGCCGCAGATCCAGCTGCAGACGTTCAACGGGGACATCGACGAGTGGCTGAGTTTCCGCGACCTATTCACATCGCTCATCCACTGGAAAGTGGATCTACCGGAAGTGGAAAAACTTCATTACCTGAAGGGCTGTCTTCAAGGAGAACCCAAGGCTCTCATTGATCCACTTCCAATCACAAAGGCCAACTATCAAGTGGCGTGGGATTTGCTGTTGCGGCGCTACAATAACAGCAAGCAGCTAAGGAAGCGGCAGGTACAAGCTCTCTTCAAGCTGCCCACACTCTCGAAGGAATCAGGTGCAGACCTTCACACCCTGGTTGAAGGCTTTGAACGAATCGTGCACACACTCGACCAGGTCGTTCAGCCGAACGAGTACAAGGATCTTTTGTTTGTGAACATCCTCACTGCACGATTGGATCCAGTTACGCGTAGGGGGTGGGAAGAGGTCTCATCGGCGAAGCAGCAGGATACATTGGAGGATTTATTCGAGTTTCTGCGGCGTCGAATCCAGGTTTTGGACAGCCTTCCGGCAAAATCTACCGACACTAGGTGCCGGTCAAATACAGCAGTACTCGAAGGCGAAGCAATCAACGGTGAAGACCAGCTATAG
- the LOC134222781 gene encoding uncharacterized protein LOC134222781, which translates to MTVSDRDSLLKTHGLCRNCFRTGHHAKECQSKYSCKNCKGRHHTLVCFKQEKEEEPKVAAVAGGNQPSVPKNQRDSSNTQVANVAATETVVSATAHPHPTRVLLATAVVMIEDDIGNRLPARALLDFGSESNFITERLSQRLQVHRDRVDISVAGIGQAATKVRQRIQAVLHSRVSDYSRELAFLVLPRVTVNLPTTTINTDTWTLPSGIQLADPTFFEPNGVDIVLGIEYFFDFFETGKRISLGEQLPTLNESVFGWVISGGISVPTSSLHISCNVSALDSLDTLIARFWSCEEVDSGKAHSPEEKRSEEWFSSTVQRDTNGRYTVALPTMEGAVSRLGVSKDIAFRRLQGTERRLARDSSLREQYVGFMEEYLNLGHMTVLDDDFPNPIRRCYLPHHPVVKEASTTTKVRVVFDASCKTSSGVSLNDVLLVGPVVQEDLRSIILRCRTKQIMLVSDVEKMFRQVIVRPEDRPLQCILWRNSPSERVRTYELNTVTYGTKPAPFLATRTLQQLAVDEEGRFPLAARATMEDTYMDDVITGANDGETATQMQIQLNAMLAGGGFQLRKWASNYQAALVGIPEENLAIRSSDGINLDPDPSVKTLGLTWIPSLDILRFQFSISPLNTNAVLTKRSVLSVIATLFDPLGLLGAVITRAKIFMQLLWTIRDGNQQSLGWDQPLPPTVGEAWRRFHEKLHLLNQAKVERCVIIPKAVAIELHCFSDASEKAYGACLYVRSTDADGRVKVRLFSSKSKVAPLKCQTIPRLELCGAVLAAQLYEKVRSSIKTTVSGYFWTDSTCVLRWIGALPTTWTTFVANRSAKIQSITEGCRWSHVPGIQNPADLISRGIAPQDIIENQFWWQGPTWLEENSDKWPKSSEILTSGEEESEKRRIIIATTASTVSEFNQEYISKFSSYTDLIRRTAYWLRLMRLLRTPATNRNDVGFLTTSELMEAESTLVRLVQKEVFAEELKAISTGGKIPNRSQLRWFNPFLSKKQLLKLGGRLKHSLESDEAKHPVVLPARHPFTRLLLRHYHERLLHAGPQLMLSVLRLRFWPLGGRSVIRNIVHRCQKCFRCKPTSVQQFMGDLPAARVTISRPFSDAGVDYFGPVYLRPIPRRATVKAYVAVFVCLCTKAVHLELVSDLSTDRFLQALRRFVARRGLCTNIYSDNGTNFVGARNQMKDLLKLLKSHDHNNAVSKECAKDGMQWHFIPPSAPHFGGLWEAAVRSTKHHLLRVIGESPVSPEDFTTLLAQVEACLNSRPLTPLSDDPNDLEPLTPAHFLIGTSLQSIPEPELGALPNNRLNALQLTQKRLQEFWKRWRREYLCQLQMRNKRFQPAVQVEIGRLVVIKDENLPPMKWRMGRISEVHPGSDGIVRVVTLKTATGSLTRPVEKLCILPLPEEDSSARPKETSNQS; encoded by the coding sequence ATGACGGTATCGGACAGGGATAGTCTACTGAAAACTCATGGACTTTGTCGGAATTGCTTCAGGACGGGGCACCATGCCAAGGAATGCCAATCAAAATACTCCTGTAAGAACTGCAAGGGTCGGCACCATACCCTAGTATGTTTTAAGCAGGAGAAGGAGGAAGAACCCAAGGTAGCGGCAGTTGCTGGGGGCAACCAGCCATCGGTACCCAAGAATCAAAGGGATTCATCCAACACCCAAGTGGCTAACGTGGCAGCCACGGAAACTGTAGTGTCCGCTACAGCTCACCCACATCCAACGCGGGTTCTTTTGGCAACAGCAGTTGTGATGATTGAGGATGACATCGGCAATCGACTTCCTGCTCGTGCGCTACTGGACTTCGGATCCGAAAGTAATTTCATTACAGAGCGGTTAAGTCAACGGTTACAAGTTCACCGAGATCGAGTGGATATTTCGGTGGCAGGAATTGGTCAGGCGGCGACCAAGGTTCGGCAACGGATTCAAGCGGTACTCCATTCGCGAGTTTCGGACTATTCCCGTGAACTAGCATTCCTGGTTCTTCCAAGGGTCACGGTAAATCTTCCAACAACTACTATCAACACGGATACTTGGACATTACCGAGCGGAATTCAGTTGGCGGATCCTACATTCTTCGAACCCAACGGGGTGGATATCGTACTTGGCATCGAGTACTTCTTCGACTTTTTCGAAACAGGGAAAAGGATTTCCTTAGGGGAACAACTTCCAACCCTTAACGAATCCGTGTTTGGCTGGGTTATCAGCGGTGGCATTTCGGTTCCAACTAGCTCTCTTCACATTAGCTGCAACGTGTCCGCGTTGGATAGCTTGGATACCTTAATCGCTCGGTTTTGGTCCTGCGAGGAGGTGGATTCGGGCAAGGCACATTCGCCAGAAGAAAAGCGTAGCGAGGAGTGGTTTTCCAGTACGGTTCAACGGGATACTAATGGTCGGTACACCGTAGCTCTACCGACGATGGAAGGCGCTGTGTCAAGGTTGGGTGTATCGAAAGATATAGCATTCAGACGTCTGCAAGGAACCGAAAGAAGACTGGCTAGAGACTCATCACTTCGAGAACAGTACGTCGGGTTTATGGAGGAATACCTCAATCTTGGACATATGACGGTGCTGGACGACGATTTCCCGAATCCTATTCGAAGGTGCTATTTACCGCATCACCCTGTGGTGAAAGAAGCGTCAACCACAACAAAGGTCCGGGTTGTCTTCGATGCGTCCTGCAAAACATCTTCAGGAGTTTCGCTTAATGATGTACTATTGGTGGGACCAGTAGTACAGGAAGATCTCCGATCCATAATTCTTCGATGTCGAACCAAACAGATCATGTTGGTGTCAGACGTAGAGAAAATGTTCCGCCAAGTCATCGTTCGTCCCGAAGATCGCCCTCTACAGTGCATCCTCTGGCGAAATTCACCATCGGAAAGGGTCCGCACGTATGAGCTGAACACAGTAACGTACGGAACAAAGCCCGCCCCGTTTTTGGCTACCAGGACGCTTCAACAACTCGCTGTGGATGAGGAAGGACGTTTCCCTCTTGCAGCACGTGCAACTATGGAAGATACCTACATGGATGACGTCATTACGGGCGCGAACGATGGGGAAACAGCAACGCAGATGCAGATTCAACTGAATGCGATGTTGGCAGGAGGAGGTTTTCAACTTCGCAAATGGGCATCCAACTATCAAGCAGCTCTAGTAggtattcccgaagaaaatttggCGATTCGCTCTTCGGATGGGATTAACTTAGACCCAGATCCATCGGTAAAAACCTTGGGGCTGACGTGGATTCCTTCTTTGGACATACTCCGGTTTCAGTTCAGCATTTCTCCGCTGAATACAAATGCGGTTCTTACGAAACGCAGCGTGTTATCCGTGATTGCAACGTTATTCGATCCGCTAGGACTTCTGGGAGCAGTTATCACTAGGGCGAAGATTTTTATGCAGCTTTTGTGGACCATACGCGATGGAAATCAACAATCTTTAGGATGGGATCAACCACTACCTCCAACGGTGGGTGAGGCCTGGAGAAGGTTCCACGAAAAACTACACCTTCTCAATCAAGCCAAGGTCGAAAGATGCGTTATCATTCCGAAAGCAGTTGCAATCGAACTGCATTGTTTCTCTGACGCCTCGGAGAAGGCTTACGGTGCTTGTCTGTACGTCCGGAGCACTGATGCAGACGGGAGAGTTAAGGTTCGACTTTTTTCTTCCAAATCGAAGGTTGCTCCGTTAAAATGTCAGACCATTCCCAGGCTGGAACTTTGCGGAGCGGTATTGGCTGCCCAACTCTACGAAAAGGTCCGATCGTCTATCAAAACGACAGTTAGCGGCTACTTTTGGACAGATTCCACTTGCGTTCTGCGTTGGATTGGGGCTCTCCCAACGACATGGACCACATTTGTCGCCAATCGTTCGGCGAAAATCCAATCAATCACGGAAGGATGTCGATGGAGTCACgttcccggaatccaaaatccGGCAGACTTAATTTCCCGAGGGATCGCCCCTCAAGACATCATCGAAAACCAATTCTGGTGGCAAGGTCCCACCTGGTTGGAGGAGAACTCGGATAAATGGCCAAAATCATCAGAAATCCTAACATCCGGAGAGGAAGAGTCCGAAAAACGGCGGATAATTATCGCAACAACGGCTTCCACTGTCAGCGAGTTCAACCAGGAATACATCAGCAAGTTTTCATCATATACCGACCTCATACGTCGCACCGCATACTGGTTGCGTCTAATGAGGCTGCTCCGAACACCCGCAACTAATCGAAACGATGTGGGATTTCTTACCACATCAGAATTAATGGAAGCAGAAAGCACGTTGGTTCGTTTGGTGCAGAAGGAAGTGTTCGCCGAAGAGTTGAAGGCAATCTCTACGGGAGGCAAGATTCCAAATAGGTCTCAACTACGCTGGTTCAACCCATTCCTCTCTAAGAAGCAGCTCCTGAAATTGGGAGGACGATTGAAGCACTCATTGGAATCGGATGAAGCAAAGCACCCTGTTGTTCTCCCAGCTCGGCATCCATTCACTCGTCTTCTTCTTCGGCATTATCATGAAAGACTGCTCCATGCGGGGCCTCAACTAATGCTTAGCGTGCTGAGACTTCGGTTTTGGCCTCTAGGAGGCAGGAGCGTAATCCGGAATATCGTTCATAGGTGCCAGAAATGCTTTCGTTGCAAACCAACTTCCGTGCAACAGTTTATGGGTGATTTACCAGCAGCTAGGGTTACCATATCCCGCCCGTTTTCTGACGCAGGAGTAGATTACTTTGGCCCTGTTTATCTTCGACCAATCCCACGACGTGCTACAGTTAAGGCCTACGTAGCAGTTTTTGTTTGCCTTTGTACGAAGGCGGTTCATTTGGAACTGGTGTCAGATTTATCGACTGACAGGTTCCTGCAAGCGCTTCGCAGATTTGTGGCGAGGAGAGGTCTGTGCACTAACATTTACTCCGACAATGGCACTAATTTCGTCGGTGCCCGCAACCAGATGAAGGATCTGCTGAAGTTGTTGAAGAGCCATGACCATAACAACGCCGTATCCAAGGAGTGCGCCAAGGATGGTATGCAGTGGCATTTCATACCACCGAGTGCCCCCCACTTCGGAGGTTTATGGGAAGCAGCCGTCCGATCAACCAAACACCATTTGCTACGAGTAATAGGAGAATCGCCAGTATCTCCGGAGGACTTTACCACTCTACTTGCCCAGGTCGAAGCTTGCCTCAACTCTCGCCCCCTCACGCCCCTCTCTGACGACCCTAATGACCTCGAACCACTGACGCCCGCACATTTTCTGATCGGCACATCCCTGCAATCCATTCCGGAACCAGAATTAGGTGCACTTCCGAACAATCGCCTTAATGCCCTGCAGCTCACCCAAAAAAGGTTGCAGGAATTTTGGAAGAGATGGCGCAGAGAATATCTGTGCCAACTTCAAATGAGAAACAAACGCTTTCAGCCAGCCGTTCAAGTCGAGATTGGAAGGTTAGTAGTAATCAAGGATGAAAATCTACCTCCCATGAAGTGGAGAATGGGACGAATCAGTGAGGTGCATCCTGGCAGTGACGGAATAGTCAGAGTTGTTACCCTTAAGACTGCAACAGGCTCCTTAACTCGACCCGTCGAAAAGCTATGTATCCTGCCGCTTCCAGAAGAAGATAGCAGTGCAAGGCCCAAAGAAACATCTAATCAATCATAG